One stretch of Deltaproteobacteria bacterium DNA includes these proteins:
- a CDS encoding tetratricopeptide repeat protein, whose amino-acid sequence MYSQIILFFIIVLITSFFYLHSLNPQEVVFNLTKDWSIVLPVTVLLFCGLFVGLALVVFNTIFVDLRRFFKGMRSRRAEKLRQQCSENYRAGVEELYRGNTKRARALLEKALEINPDDVDIKLRLVDVYKAERRPQEAFKLLESGLARRPGSLELLMAVALTADEFGDVYKAAATYEEILKIDEDHYLALTRLRDIRTDEGKWEEAARLQKALLDQDHRGTPLEDEAVLEKEKRRLAGLLYEWAQELAASDRQDEALDTLKEILRLDDTFLPAYVLQSDINVAQGNVSQALKILEGAFEKHHRAILFLRLEDVFIKESNPEKILEKYRKAIERKPHNTELRLLLSRLYLRLEMVDEAIEELERIANEWEDTYYGRVLLGEAYMRRNQNEKAAQSFHRAIGIDKELLPPFVCSGCGARNDRWEARCPSCGDWNTLVMNKVKLAPAAKPAEKAEYART is encoded by the coding sequence ATGTACTCACAGATAATCCTCTTTTTCATCATAGTGCTCATCACCTCGTTCTTCTACCTCCACTCGCTCAACCCGCAGGAGGTGGTCTTCAACCTCACCAAGGACTGGTCCATCGTCCTGCCCGTCACGGTGCTGCTCTTCTGCGGCCTCTTCGTCGGTCTCGCTCTGGTGGTCTTCAACACCATCTTCGTGGACCTGCGCCGTTTCTTCAAGGGCATGAGGTCGCGCAGGGCCGAGAAGCTGCGCCAGCAGTGCAGCGAGAACTACCGCGCCGGCGTGGAAGAGCTCTACCGCGGCAACACCAAGCGCGCAAGGGCCCTGCTGGAGAAGGCGCTCGAGATAAACCCCGACGATGTGGACATAAAGCTGCGGCTCGTGGACGTCTACAAGGCCGAGCGCAGGCCCCAGGAGGCCTTCAAGCTCCTGGAGTCCGGGCTCGCCAGGCGCCCAGGCTCTCTGGAGCTGCTCATGGCCGTGGCGCTGACGGCCGACGAGTTCGGCGACGTCTACAAGGCGGCGGCCACATACGAGGAGATACTGAAGATCGACGAGGACCACTACCTCGCCCTCACGCGGCTGCGCGACATAAGGACCGACGAGGGCAAGTGGGAGGAGGCCGCAAGGCTGCAGAAGGCGCTTCTGGACCAGGACCACCGCGGCACGCCTCTCGAGGACGAAGCCGTGCTCGAAAAGGAGAAGCGCCGCCTTGCGGGCCTGCTCTACGAGTGGGCCCAGGAGCTCGCCGCCTCGGACCGCCAGGACGAGGCCCTCGACACCCTCAAGGAGATATTGAGGCTCGACGACACCTTCCTGCCGGCCTACGTCCTCCAGAGCGACATCAACGTCGCCCAGGGCAACGTGAGCCAGGCGCTCAAGATCCTCGAGGGGGCCTTCGAAAAGCACCACCGGGCCATACTCTTCCTGAGGCTCGAGGACGTCTTCATAAAGGAGTCCAACCCGGAGAAGATACTGGAGAAGTACAGGAAGGCCATAGAGCGCAAGCCCCACAACACGGAGCTTCGCCTGCTGCTCTCGCGGCTGTACCTGCGCCTTGAGATGGTCGACGAGGCCATCGAGGAGCTCGAGCGCATAGCCAACGAGTGGGAAGACACCTATTACGGCCGCGTGCTGCTGGGCGAGGCCTACATGAGGCGCAACCAGAACGAGAAGGCCGCCCAGAGCTTCCACCGGGCCATAGGCATAGACAAGGAGCTTCTGCCGCCCTTCGTCTGTTCCGGCTGCGGCGCCCGAAACGACCGGTGGGAGGCGAGGTGCCCGAGCTGCGGCGACTGGAACACGCTGGTCATGAACAAGGTGAAGCTTGCCCCGGCGGCCAAGCCCGCAGAGAAGGCCGAGTATGCAAGGACTTAG
- the rsfS gene encoding ribosome silencing factor: MGIADTGEDRTGRIGQVSAARRRDRLHQGRGTLRHGKGSLKTSGSRDKAAAIGRLAQDKKAEEIVIIEIGSLSSVCEYLVVAGASSERQVQAIAMHIEEELRKDGARPLGIEGMGEGRWVLMDYDDVVAHIFLNPVRSHFDIEGLWVDAPSYRLEEDGTLSARQAPGRRNAAASDRSKEGAGGEELRGTFPPKGGEA; this comes from the coding sequence ATCGGCATCGCAGATACGGGAGAGGATAGGACGGGGCGCATCGGTCAGGTATCTGCTGCCCGACGCCGTGATCGACTACATCAGGGAAGAGGGACTCTACGGCATGGAAAGGGGAGCTTGAAGACGAGCGGGTCGAGAGACAAGGCGGCGGCCATAGGGAGGCTCGCGCAGGACAAGAAGGCCGAAGAGATCGTCATCATTGAGATCGGGAGCCTCTCGTCGGTATGCGAATACCTGGTGGTGGCCGGAGCGTCGAGCGAGCGCCAGGTCCAGGCCATAGCCATGCACATAGAGGAGGAGCTGCGCAAGGACGGCGCAAGGCCGCTGGGCATCGAGGGCATGGGCGAGGGACGGTGGGTGCTCATGGACTACGACGACGTGGTGGCACACATATTCCTCAATCCCGTGAGGAGCCATTTCGACATCGAGGGGCTCTGGGTGGACGCGCCGTCCTACAGGCTCGAGGAAGACGGCACCCTCTCCGCCCGTCAGGCTCCGGGGCGGCGAAACGCCGCAGCGTCCGACCGCTCGAAGGAGGGGGCCGGCGGCGAAGAACTCCGGGGGACCTTCCCGCCTAAAGGCGGCGAGGCTTAA
- a CDS encoding 23S rRNA (pseudouridine(1915)-N(3))-methyltransferase RlmH: MKIVFITVGPPGRGATAEAAKGYLERIGRYAPLEAGHVKAAPYGAGAAARTRAMAAEGERIAARIRPGDYVVVLDEKGRTFTSSEFAAVIGRLAGGGTPGVKRVVFVVGGAYGLDETVKGRADLLWSLTPMTLPHELALLVAAEQVYRAFTIMRGEPYSH, encoded by the coding sequence TTGAAGATCGTCTTTATTACCGTCGGCCCTCCTGGACGGGGGGCGACGGCCGAGGCCGCAAAGGGGTATTTAGAGAGGATCGGGCGCTACGCCCCCCTGGAGGCGGGCCATGTGAAGGCCGCCCCCTACGGCGCAGGCGCCGCGGCCAGGACGAGGGCCATGGCCGCCGAAGGGGAGCGCATAGCGGCGCGGATAAGGCCCGGCGACTACGTGGTCGTGCTCGACGAGAAGGGGAGGACCTTCACGTCGAGTGAGTTTGCGGCGGTCATCGGCAGACTGGCGGGCGGGGGAACGCCCGGCGTAAAGAGGGTGGTCTTCGTCGTCGGCGGGGCCTACGGCCTCGACGAGACGGTAAAGGGGCGGGCCGACCTGCTGTGGTCGCTCACGCCCATGACGCTGCCCCACGAGCTTGCGCTCCTCGTGGCGGCCGAGCAGGTCTACAGGGCTTTCACCATAATGAGAGGGGAGCCCTACTCGCACTGA